One window from the genome of Lynx canadensis isolate LIC74 chromosome E3, mLynCan4.pri.v2, whole genome shotgun sequence encodes:
- the CD19 gene encoding B-lymphocyte antigen CD19 isoform X1, whose amino-acid sequence MPPPLLLFFLLFLTPEGVRPQKTLLVEAKEGDKAELPCLKGPSDGPPEQQAWFQGAQSELDPGSQGLGIQKGPLGLQLLIFNVSDQMGGFYVCQLGPPSEQAWQSGWTVSVEGSGELFRWNASYLNDPGCGLGNRSSEGPKPPSGYPTSSQLYVWAKGHPEIWETDPECASPSGGLNQSFNQALALPAPDVTVAPGSTFWLPCEVPPASVARGPVSWTLVRPKKHNISLLHLNLREDAPVREMWVLDTLRGGAVLLLPQATAQDAGTYHCYHGNMTIEMQLKVTAQSVRHWLLEAGGWKVPVVPLLYLIICLGSLVSFVHLRRALILRKKRKRMTDPTRRFFKVTPSPGSGAQNQYGNVLSLPTPTSGTGRALRWAAGLGAAVQSYGNPRSDVQEVGAAGPRSPPPAGPEEEEGEAYEEPDSEEGSEFYENDSNLGQDQLSQDGSGYENPEDDALGPGDEDSFSSAAESYENEDEELAQPVARTADFLSPHGSAWDPSREATSLGSQSYEDMRGILYAAPQLRSLRAQPGPNHEEDADSYENMDNPNGPEPAWGGGGRMGTWSTR is encoded by the exons ATGCcacctcctcttctcctcttcttcctcctcttcctcacccctGAGGGAGTCAGGCCCCAGAAAACACTGCTGGTGGAGGCTAAAG aggGAGACAAAGCTGAGCTGCCATGCCTCAAAGGTCCCTCAGATGGTCCCCCTGAGCAGCAGGCCTGGTTTCAGGGGGCTCAGTCAGAGCTGGACCCAGGTTCACAAGGCCTGGGCATCCAGAAGGGGCCCCTGGGCCTCCAGCTCCTCATCTTCAACGTCTCTGACCAGATGGGGGGCTTCTACGTGTGCCAGCTGGGGCCCCCTTCTGAGCAGGCCTGGCAGTCTGGCTGGACAGTCAGCGTGGAGGGCAGCG GGGAGCTGTTCCGCTGGAATGCTTCATACCTAAATGACCCAGGCTGTGGCCTGGGGAACAGGTCCTCAGAGGGCCCCAAGCCCCCTTCTGGTTACCCCACAAGCTCCCAGCTGTACGTGTGGGCCAAAGGCCACCCTGAGATCTGGGAGACAGACCCTGAATGTGCCTCGCCCAGCGGCGGTCTGAACCAGAGCTTCAACCAAG CCTTGGCTCTCCCTGCCCCAGACGTCACCGTGGCCCCTGGCTCCACATTCTGGCTGCCCTGTGAGGTGCCCCCTGCCTCCGTGGCCAGAGGCCCCGTCTCCTGGACCCTCGTGCGCCCCAAGAAGCATAACATCTCATTGCTGCACTTAAACCTGAGGGAGGATGCCCCGGTCAGAGAGATGTGGGTCCTAGACACCCTCAGGGGAGGGGCTGTTCTGTTGCTGCCCCAGGCGACCGCTCAAGATGCTGGCACCTATCATTGTTACCATGGCAACATGACCATCGAGATGCAGCTGAAGGTCACTGCCCAGTCAG TAAGACACTGGCTGCTGGAGGCTGGTGGCTGGAAAGTCCCCGTTGTGCCATTACTTTATCTGATCATCTGCCTGGGTTCCCTGGTGAGCTTTGTTCATCTTCGAAGAG CCCTGATcctcaggaagaaaagaaagcgaATGACCGATCCCACCAGAAG GTTCTTCAAAGTGACGCCTTCCCCGGGAAGCGGGGCCCAGAATCAGTACGGGAACGTGCTCTCCCTTCCCACGCCCACCTCTGGGACGG GACGCGCCCTAAGGTGGGCTGCAGGCCTGGGGGCCGCCGTCCAGTCGTACGGAAACCCGCGCAGCGACGTACAGGAGGTCGGAGCCGCGGGGCCCCGGAGCCCGCCACCGGCAG gcccagaagaagaggaaggggaagcctATGAGGAGCCGGACAGTGAGGAGGGCTCCGAGTTCTACGAGAATGACTCCAACCTCGGGCAGGACCAACTCTCCCAGG ATGGCAGCGGCTATGAGAACCCTGAGGACGACGCCTTGGGTCCCGGGGATGAAGACTCCTTCTCCAGCG cAGCCGAGTCTTATGAGAATGAGGATGAAGAGCTGGCCCAGCCAGTCGCCAGGACAGCAG aCTTCCTGAGCCCCCATGGGTCTGCCTGGGATCCCAGCAGGGAGGCAACCTCTCTTG GGTCCCAGTCCTACGAGGATATGAGAGGGATCCTGTATGCAGCCCCCCAGCTCCGCTCCCTTCGGGCCCAGCCGGGTCCTAATCATGAGGAAG ATGCAGACTCTTATGAGAACATGGACAATCCCAATGGGCCAGAACCagcatggggaggagggggccgcATGGGCACCTGGAGCACTAGGTGA
- the CD19 gene encoding B-lymphocyte antigen CD19 isoform X3, translating into MPPPLLLFFLLFLTPEGVRPQKTLLVEAKEGDKAELPCLKGPSDGPPEQQAWFQGAQSELDPGSQGLGIQKGPLGLQLLIFNVSDQMGGFYVCQLGPPSEQAWQSGWTVSVEGSGELFRWNASYLNDPGCGLGNRSSEGPKPPSGYPTSSQLYVWAKGHPEIWETDPECASPSGGLNQSFNQDVTVAPGSTFWLPCEVPPASVARGPVSWTLVRPKKHNISLLHLNLREDAPVREMWVLDTLRGGAVLLLPQATAQDAGTYHCYHGNMTIEMQLKVTAQSVRHWLLEAGGWKVPVVPLLYLIICLGSLVSFVHLRRALILRKKRKRMTDPTRRFFKVTPSPGSGAQNQYGNVLSLPTPTSGTGRALRWAAGLGAAVQSYGNPRSDVQEVGAAGPRSPPPAGPEEEEGEAYEEPDSEEGSEFYENDSNLGQDQLSQDGSGYENPEDDALGPGDEDSFSSAAESYENEDEELAQPVARTADFLSPHGSAWDPSREATSLGSQSYEDMRGILYAAPQLRSLRAQPGPNHEEDADSYENMDNPNGPEPAWGGGGRMGTWSTR; encoded by the exons ATGCcacctcctcttctcctcttcttcctcctcttcctcacccctGAGGGAGTCAGGCCCCAGAAAACACTGCTGGTGGAGGCTAAAG aggGAGACAAAGCTGAGCTGCCATGCCTCAAAGGTCCCTCAGATGGTCCCCCTGAGCAGCAGGCCTGGTTTCAGGGGGCTCAGTCAGAGCTGGACCCAGGTTCACAAGGCCTGGGCATCCAGAAGGGGCCCCTGGGCCTCCAGCTCCTCATCTTCAACGTCTCTGACCAGATGGGGGGCTTCTACGTGTGCCAGCTGGGGCCCCCTTCTGAGCAGGCCTGGCAGTCTGGCTGGACAGTCAGCGTGGAGGGCAGCG GGGAGCTGTTCCGCTGGAATGCTTCATACCTAAATGACCCAGGCTGTGGCCTGGGGAACAGGTCCTCAGAGGGCCCCAAGCCCCCTTCTGGTTACCCCACAAGCTCCCAGCTGTACGTGTGGGCCAAAGGCCACCCTGAGATCTGGGAGACAGACCCTGAATGTGCCTCGCCCAGCGGCGGTCTGAACCAGAGCTTCAACCAAG ACGTCACCGTGGCCCCTGGCTCCACATTCTGGCTGCCCTGTGAGGTGCCCCCTGCCTCCGTGGCCAGAGGCCCCGTCTCCTGGACCCTCGTGCGCCCCAAGAAGCATAACATCTCATTGCTGCACTTAAACCTGAGGGAGGATGCCCCGGTCAGAGAGATGTGGGTCCTAGACACCCTCAGGGGAGGGGCTGTTCTGTTGCTGCCCCAGGCGACCGCTCAAGATGCTGGCACCTATCATTGTTACCATGGCAACATGACCATCGAGATGCAGCTGAAGGTCACTGCCCAGTCAG TAAGACACTGGCTGCTGGAGGCTGGTGGCTGGAAAGTCCCCGTTGTGCCATTACTTTATCTGATCATCTGCCTGGGTTCCCTGGTGAGCTTTGTTCATCTTCGAAGAG CCCTGATcctcaggaagaaaagaaagcgaATGACCGATCCCACCAGAAG GTTCTTCAAAGTGACGCCTTCCCCGGGAAGCGGGGCCCAGAATCAGTACGGGAACGTGCTCTCCCTTCCCACGCCCACCTCTGGGACGG GACGCGCCCTAAGGTGGGCTGCAGGCCTGGGGGCCGCCGTCCAGTCGTACGGAAACCCGCGCAGCGACGTACAGGAGGTCGGAGCCGCGGGGCCCCGGAGCCCGCCACCGGCAG gcccagaagaagaggaaggggaagcctATGAGGAGCCGGACAGTGAGGAGGGCTCCGAGTTCTACGAGAATGACTCCAACCTCGGGCAGGACCAACTCTCCCAGG ATGGCAGCGGCTATGAGAACCCTGAGGACGACGCCTTGGGTCCCGGGGATGAAGACTCCTTCTCCAGCG cAGCCGAGTCTTATGAGAATGAGGATGAAGAGCTGGCCCAGCCAGTCGCCAGGACAGCAG aCTTCCTGAGCCCCCATGGGTCTGCCTGGGATCCCAGCAGGGAGGCAACCTCTCTTG GGTCCCAGTCCTACGAGGATATGAGAGGGATCCTGTATGCAGCCCCCCAGCTCCGCTCCCTTCGGGCCCAGCCGGGTCCTAATCATGAGGAAG ATGCAGACTCTTATGAGAACATGGACAATCCCAATGGGCCAGAACCagcatggggaggagggggccgcATGGGCACCTGGAGCACTAGGTGA
- the CD19 gene encoding B-lymphocyte antigen CD19 isoform X2, translating into MPPPLLLFFLLFLTPEGVRPQKTLLVEAKEGDKAELPCLKGPSDGPPEQQAWFQGAQSELDPGSQGLGIQKGPLGLQLLIFNVSDQMGGFYVCQLGPPSEQAWQSGWTVSVEGSGELFRWNASYLNDPGCGLGNRSSEGPKPPSGYPTSSQLYVWAKGHPEIWETDPECASPSGGLNQSFNQALALPAPDVTVAPGSTFWLPCEVPPASVARGPVSWTLVRPKKHNISLLHLNLREDAPVREMWVLDTLRGGAVLLLPQATAQDAGTYHCYHGNMTIEMQLKVTAQSVRHWLLEAGGWKVPVVPLLYLIICLGSLVSFVHLRRALILRKKRKRMTDPTRRFFKVTPSPGSGAQNQYGNVLSLPTPTSGTGRALRWAAGLGAAVQSYGNPRSDVQEVGAAGPRSPPPAGPEEEEGEAYEEPDSEEGSEFYENDSNLGQDQLSQDGSGYENPEDDALGPGDEDSFSSAESYENEDEELAQPVARTADFLSPHGSAWDPSREATSLGSQSYEDMRGILYAAPQLRSLRAQPGPNHEEDADSYENMDNPNGPEPAWGGGGRMGTWSTR; encoded by the exons ATGCcacctcctcttctcctcttcttcctcctcttcctcacccctGAGGGAGTCAGGCCCCAGAAAACACTGCTGGTGGAGGCTAAAG aggGAGACAAAGCTGAGCTGCCATGCCTCAAAGGTCCCTCAGATGGTCCCCCTGAGCAGCAGGCCTGGTTTCAGGGGGCTCAGTCAGAGCTGGACCCAGGTTCACAAGGCCTGGGCATCCAGAAGGGGCCCCTGGGCCTCCAGCTCCTCATCTTCAACGTCTCTGACCAGATGGGGGGCTTCTACGTGTGCCAGCTGGGGCCCCCTTCTGAGCAGGCCTGGCAGTCTGGCTGGACAGTCAGCGTGGAGGGCAGCG GGGAGCTGTTCCGCTGGAATGCTTCATACCTAAATGACCCAGGCTGTGGCCTGGGGAACAGGTCCTCAGAGGGCCCCAAGCCCCCTTCTGGTTACCCCACAAGCTCCCAGCTGTACGTGTGGGCCAAAGGCCACCCTGAGATCTGGGAGACAGACCCTGAATGTGCCTCGCCCAGCGGCGGTCTGAACCAGAGCTTCAACCAAG CCTTGGCTCTCCCTGCCCCAGACGTCACCGTGGCCCCTGGCTCCACATTCTGGCTGCCCTGTGAGGTGCCCCCTGCCTCCGTGGCCAGAGGCCCCGTCTCCTGGACCCTCGTGCGCCCCAAGAAGCATAACATCTCATTGCTGCACTTAAACCTGAGGGAGGATGCCCCGGTCAGAGAGATGTGGGTCCTAGACACCCTCAGGGGAGGGGCTGTTCTGTTGCTGCCCCAGGCGACCGCTCAAGATGCTGGCACCTATCATTGTTACCATGGCAACATGACCATCGAGATGCAGCTGAAGGTCACTGCCCAGTCAG TAAGACACTGGCTGCTGGAGGCTGGTGGCTGGAAAGTCCCCGTTGTGCCATTACTTTATCTGATCATCTGCCTGGGTTCCCTGGTGAGCTTTGTTCATCTTCGAAGAG CCCTGATcctcaggaagaaaagaaagcgaATGACCGATCCCACCAGAAG GTTCTTCAAAGTGACGCCTTCCCCGGGAAGCGGGGCCCAGAATCAGTACGGGAACGTGCTCTCCCTTCCCACGCCCACCTCTGGGACGG GACGCGCCCTAAGGTGGGCTGCAGGCCTGGGGGCCGCCGTCCAGTCGTACGGAAACCCGCGCAGCGACGTACAGGAGGTCGGAGCCGCGGGGCCCCGGAGCCCGCCACCGGCAG gcccagaagaagaggaaggggaagcctATGAGGAGCCGGACAGTGAGGAGGGCTCCGAGTTCTACGAGAATGACTCCAACCTCGGGCAGGACCAACTCTCCCAGG ATGGCAGCGGCTATGAGAACCCTGAGGACGACGCCTTGGGTCCCGGGGATGAAGACTCCTTCTCCAGCG CCGAGTCTTATGAGAATGAGGATGAAGAGCTGGCCCAGCCAGTCGCCAGGACAGCAG aCTTCCTGAGCCCCCATGGGTCTGCCTGGGATCCCAGCAGGGAGGCAACCTCTCTTG GGTCCCAGTCCTACGAGGATATGAGAGGGATCCTGTATGCAGCCCCCCAGCTCCGCTCCCTTCGGGCCCAGCCGGGTCCTAATCATGAGGAAG ATGCAGACTCTTATGAGAACATGGACAATCCCAATGGGCCAGAACCagcatggggaggagggggccgcATGGGCACCTGGAGCACTAGGTGA
- the CD19 gene encoding B-lymphocyte antigen CD19 isoform X5: MPPPLLLFFLLFLTPEGVRPQKTLLVEAKEGDKAELPCLKGPSDGPPEQQAWFQGAQSELDPGSQGLGIQKGPLGLQLLIFNVSDQMGGFYVCQLGPPSEQAWQSGWTVSVEGSGELFRWNASYLNDPGCGLGNRSSEGPKPPSGYPTSSQLYVWAKGHPEIWETDPECASPSGGLNQSFNQALALPAPDVTVAPGSTFWLPCEVPPASVARGPVSWTLVRPKKHNISLLHLNLREDAPVREMWVLDTLRGGAVLLLPQATAQDAGTYHCYHGNMTIEMQLKVTAQSVRHWLLEAGGWKVPVVPLLYLIICLGSLVSFVHLRRALILRKKRKRMTDPTRRFFKVTPSPGSGAQNQYGNVLSLPTPTSGTGRALRWAAGLGAAVQSYGNPRSDVQEVGAAGPRSPPPAGPEEEEGEAYEEPDSEEGSEFYENDSNLGQDQLSQDGSGYENPEDDALGPGDEDSFSSAAESYENEDEELAQPVARTADFLSPHGSAWDPSREATSLDADSYENMDNPNGPEPAWGGGGRMGTWSTR; this comes from the exons ATGCcacctcctcttctcctcttcttcctcctcttcctcacccctGAGGGAGTCAGGCCCCAGAAAACACTGCTGGTGGAGGCTAAAG aggGAGACAAAGCTGAGCTGCCATGCCTCAAAGGTCCCTCAGATGGTCCCCCTGAGCAGCAGGCCTGGTTTCAGGGGGCTCAGTCAGAGCTGGACCCAGGTTCACAAGGCCTGGGCATCCAGAAGGGGCCCCTGGGCCTCCAGCTCCTCATCTTCAACGTCTCTGACCAGATGGGGGGCTTCTACGTGTGCCAGCTGGGGCCCCCTTCTGAGCAGGCCTGGCAGTCTGGCTGGACAGTCAGCGTGGAGGGCAGCG GGGAGCTGTTCCGCTGGAATGCTTCATACCTAAATGACCCAGGCTGTGGCCTGGGGAACAGGTCCTCAGAGGGCCCCAAGCCCCCTTCTGGTTACCCCACAAGCTCCCAGCTGTACGTGTGGGCCAAAGGCCACCCTGAGATCTGGGAGACAGACCCTGAATGTGCCTCGCCCAGCGGCGGTCTGAACCAGAGCTTCAACCAAG CCTTGGCTCTCCCTGCCCCAGACGTCACCGTGGCCCCTGGCTCCACATTCTGGCTGCCCTGTGAGGTGCCCCCTGCCTCCGTGGCCAGAGGCCCCGTCTCCTGGACCCTCGTGCGCCCCAAGAAGCATAACATCTCATTGCTGCACTTAAACCTGAGGGAGGATGCCCCGGTCAGAGAGATGTGGGTCCTAGACACCCTCAGGGGAGGGGCTGTTCTGTTGCTGCCCCAGGCGACCGCTCAAGATGCTGGCACCTATCATTGTTACCATGGCAACATGACCATCGAGATGCAGCTGAAGGTCACTGCCCAGTCAG TAAGACACTGGCTGCTGGAGGCTGGTGGCTGGAAAGTCCCCGTTGTGCCATTACTTTATCTGATCATCTGCCTGGGTTCCCTGGTGAGCTTTGTTCATCTTCGAAGAG CCCTGATcctcaggaagaaaagaaagcgaATGACCGATCCCACCAGAAG GTTCTTCAAAGTGACGCCTTCCCCGGGAAGCGGGGCCCAGAATCAGTACGGGAACGTGCTCTCCCTTCCCACGCCCACCTCTGGGACGG GACGCGCCCTAAGGTGGGCTGCAGGCCTGGGGGCCGCCGTCCAGTCGTACGGAAACCCGCGCAGCGACGTACAGGAGGTCGGAGCCGCGGGGCCCCGGAGCCCGCCACCGGCAG gcccagaagaagaggaaggggaagcctATGAGGAGCCGGACAGTGAGGAGGGCTCCGAGTTCTACGAGAATGACTCCAACCTCGGGCAGGACCAACTCTCCCAGG ATGGCAGCGGCTATGAGAACCCTGAGGACGACGCCTTGGGTCCCGGGGATGAAGACTCCTTCTCCAGCG cAGCCGAGTCTTATGAGAATGAGGATGAAGAGCTGGCCCAGCCAGTCGCCAGGACAGCAG aCTTCCTGAGCCCCCATGGGTCTGCCTGGGATCCCAGCAGGGAGGCAACCTCTCTTG ATGCAGACTCTTATGAGAACATGGACAATCCCAATGGGCCAGAACCagcatggggaggagggggccgcATGGGCACCTGGAGCACTAGGTGA
- the CD19 gene encoding B-lymphocyte antigen CD19 isoform X4, which yields MPPPLLLFFLLFLTPEGVRPQKTLLVEAKEGDKAELPCLKGPSDGPPEQQAWFQGAQSELDPGSQGLGIQKGPLGLQLLIFNVSDQMGGFYVCQLGPPSEQAWQSGWTVSVEGSGELFRWNASYLNDPGCGLGNRSSEGPKPPSGYPTSSQLYVWAKGHPEIWETDPECASPSGGLNQSFNQDVTVAPGSTFWLPCEVPPASVARGPVSWTLVRPKKHNISLLHLNLREDAPVREMWVLDTLRGGAVLLLPQATAQDAGTYHCYHGNMTIEMQLKVTAQSVRHWLLEAGGWKVPVVPLLYLIICLGSLVSFVHLRRALILRKKRKRMTDPTRRFFKVTPSPGSGAQNQYGNVLSLPTPTSGTGRALRWAAGLGAAVQSYGNPRSDVQEVGAAGPRSPPPAGPEEEEGEAYEEPDSEEGSEFYENDSNLGQDQLSQDGSGYENPEDDALGPGDEDSFSSAESYENEDEELAQPVARTADFLSPHGSAWDPSREATSLGSQSYEDMRGILYAAPQLRSLRAQPGPNHEEDADSYENMDNPNGPEPAWGGGGRMGTWSTR from the exons ATGCcacctcctcttctcctcttcttcctcctcttcctcacccctGAGGGAGTCAGGCCCCAGAAAACACTGCTGGTGGAGGCTAAAG aggGAGACAAAGCTGAGCTGCCATGCCTCAAAGGTCCCTCAGATGGTCCCCCTGAGCAGCAGGCCTGGTTTCAGGGGGCTCAGTCAGAGCTGGACCCAGGTTCACAAGGCCTGGGCATCCAGAAGGGGCCCCTGGGCCTCCAGCTCCTCATCTTCAACGTCTCTGACCAGATGGGGGGCTTCTACGTGTGCCAGCTGGGGCCCCCTTCTGAGCAGGCCTGGCAGTCTGGCTGGACAGTCAGCGTGGAGGGCAGCG GGGAGCTGTTCCGCTGGAATGCTTCATACCTAAATGACCCAGGCTGTGGCCTGGGGAACAGGTCCTCAGAGGGCCCCAAGCCCCCTTCTGGTTACCCCACAAGCTCCCAGCTGTACGTGTGGGCCAAAGGCCACCCTGAGATCTGGGAGACAGACCCTGAATGTGCCTCGCCCAGCGGCGGTCTGAACCAGAGCTTCAACCAAG ACGTCACCGTGGCCCCTGGCTCCACATTCTGGCTGCCCTGTGAGGTGCCCCCTGCCTCCGTGGCCAGAGGCCCCGTCTCCTGGACCCTCGTGCGCCCCAAGAAGCATAACATCTCATTGCTGCACTTAAACCTGAGGGAGGATGCCCCGGTCAGAGAGATGTGGGTCCTAGACACCCTCAGGGGAGGGGCTGTTCTGTTGCTGCCCCAGGCGACCGCTCAAGATGCTGGCACCTATCATTGTTACCATGGCAACATGACCATCGAGATGCAGCTGAAGGTCACTGCCCAGTCAG TAAGACACTGGCTGCTGGAGGCTGGTGGCTGGAAAGTCCCCGTTGTGCCATTACTTTATCTGATCATCTGCCTGGGTTCCCTGGTGAGCTTTGTTCATCTTCGAAGAG CCCTGATcctcaggaagaaaagaaagcgaATGACCGATCCCACCAGAAG GTTCTTCAAAGTGACGCCTTCCCCGGGAAGCGGGGCCCAGAATCAGTACGGGAACGTGCTCTCCCTTCCCACGCCCACCTCTGGGACGG GACGCGCCCTAAGGTGGGCTGCAGGCCTGGGGGCCGCCGTCCAGTCGTACGGAAACCCGCGCAGCGACGTACAGGAGGTCGGAGCCGCGGGGCCCCGGAGCCCGCCACCGGCAG gcccagaagaagaggaaggggaagcctATGAGGAGCCGGACAGTGAGGAGGGCTCCGAGTTCTACGAGAATGACTCCAACCTCGGGCAGGACCAACTCTCCCAGG ATGGCAGCGGCTATGAGAACCCTGAGGACGACGCCTTGGGTCCCGGGGATGAAGACTCCTTCTCCAGCG CCGAGTCTTATGAGAATGAGGATGAAGAGCTGGCCCAGCCAGTCGCCAGGACAGCAG aCTTCCTGAGCCCCCATGGGTCTGCCTGGGATCCCAGCAGGGAGGCAACCTCTCTTG GGTCCCAGTCCTACGAGGATATGAGAGGGATCCTGTATGCAGCCCCCCAGCTCCGCTCCCTTCGGGCCCAGCCGGGTCCTAATCATGAGGAAG ATGCAGACTCTTATGAGAACATGGACAATCCCAATGGGCCAGAACCagcatggggaggagggggccgcATGGGCACCTGGAGCACTAGGTGA